Proteins encoded by one window of Serratia nevei:
- a CDS encoding alpha/beta fold hydrolase, whose translation MQEENKTAHDAIRFTAADGYVLGGSYFPALGGSNTPVLICPATGVKQGFYYAFAQWLSEQGHPVMVFDYRGVGVSLAEAHVRYSKARKQDWGECDMPAALNWLLAKTAAQQAHVIGHSAGAQLAGLMPNHHAVRSLTAVSASSGYIGNIRWPFRAMAIGLMWGYIPLSVRLLGYGPAKWLGWGEDLPAGVARQWAAWCRRPGYVENAFGTEIQRHYYAAFQAPIAVVAAADDVLVTPRSIADWLRLLPNARHAVHLLQPAEVDGQAIGHINMFRRSRAALWPRLIAGISAK comes from the coding sequence ATGCAGGAAGAAAATAAGACGGCGCACGACGCCATCCGCTTTACCGCTGCGGACGGCTATGTGTTGGGCGGCAGCTATTTTCCTGCATTGGGCGGTAGCAATACGCCGGTGCTGATTTGCCCCGCCACAGGCGTTAAACAAGGGTTCTACTATGCCTTTGCACAGTGGCTGAGCGAGCAGGGGCATCCGGTGATGGTGTTCGATTATCGGGGCGTCGGCGTTTCACTGGCGGAAGCGCATGTCCGGTACTCCAAAGCCCGTAAACAGGACTGGGGAGAGTGTGATATGCCGGCGGCACTGAACTGGCTGCTGGCGAAAACGGCTGCGCAACAGGCGCATGTGATCGGGCACAGCGCTGGCGCTCAGCTGGCGGGGTTGATGCCGAACCACCATGCCGTGCGCAGCCTGACGGCGGTTTCCGCTTCTTCTGGCTATATCGGCAATATCCGTTGGCCGTTCAGGGCGATGGCGATCGGCTTGATGTGGGGCTATATTCCGCTCTCGGTACGGCTGCTCGGCTATGGGCCGGCAAAGTGGCTGGGGTGGGGAGAGGATTTACCCGCCGGCGTCGCCCGGCAATGGGCCGCTTGGTGCCGGCGGCCGGGCTACGTGGAAAATGCCTTTGGTACGGAAATTCAACGTCATTACTATGCCGCGTTCCAGGCACCGATCGCTGTGGTTGCCGCCGCCGATGACGTGCTGGTAACGCCGCGCAGTATCGCTGACTGGCTGCGGCTGTTGCCTAACGCGCGACATGCCGTCCACTTGCTGCAGCCGGCGGAGGTTGATGGTCAGGCGATCGGGCATATCAACATGTTCAGGCGCAGCCGCGCTGCGCTTTGGCCGCGGCTAATTGCTGGGATATCGGCAAAGTGA
- a CDS encoding ogr/Delta-like zinc finger family protein, protein MFVCPICGAMARTRTSRRLSEMTIRQYHQCQNFECSITFTTLNSVEKLVTKRGPREELPPDFIPQDAFPTSHYGRDQLNLSL, encoded by the coding sequence ATGTTTGTTTGCCCGATCTGCGGTGCTATGGCCCGCACCCGTACCAGTCGCCGTCTCAGTGAAATGACGATACGCCAATATCATCAGTGTCAGAATTTCGAATGCAGTATCACGTTCACGACGCTAAACAGCGTTGAAAAGCTGGTAACAAAGCGCGGCCCGCGCGAAGAACTACCACCCGACTTTATCCCGCAAGACGCCTTCCCCACGTCCCACTATGGGCGTGATCAGCTCAACCTGTCGCTATAA
- a CDS encoding phage late control D family protein, with protein MALTTDAIDKAKSLLGGGASTFNDYQTELSRVPAFSVLLGGKELTKLDERVLSLEMTDNRGFEADELTITVDDTDGQLQLPPRGAEVSASMGWHGEALVYKGIFIVDEVAHAGPPDTLTITARSADFRDEFNVKREVSWHDVTVERVVSAIARRYNLKAIISQQLMEVEIDHADQTQESDMSFLTRMAEMLGAIATVKNGSLLFILPGGGVSANGKALPSFAITRSSGDRHAFRIADRDAYTGVRAYWLDLEFGKKKKVTVKARKPAKKKVQRSSSREGDYIEGADGNVYVLRKTYNNETAAKRAAAAKWQQLKRGAAEFTLTLAYGRADLYPEQHGTVSGFKTDIDNQDWIIARASHSIDGNGFTTRLELEAKIPEWIAESEK; from the coding sequence ATGGCACTGACTACTGACGCGATCGACAAGGCCAAATCACTGCTGGGTGGCGGCGCCAGCACGTTCAACGATTACCAGACGGAGCTGTCGCGCGTGCCGGCGTTCAGCGTCCTGCTTGGCGGCAAGGAACTGACCAAACTGGATGAGCGCGTCTTGTCGCTGGAGATGACCGACAACCGCGGCTTTGAGGCCGACGAGCTGACGATCACCGTGGACGATACTGACGGCCAGCTGCAGCTGCCGCCGCGCGGCGCTGAAGTGTCCGCGTCGATGGGCTGGCACGGTGAAGCACTGGTTTACAAAGGCATTTTTATCGTCGATGAAGTAGCGCACGCCGGGCCGCCTGATACGCTGACGATCACCGCCAGAAGTGCCGATTTTCGCGACGAGTTCAACGTCAAGCGCGAGGTGTCCTGGCATGACGTCACCGTAGAACGGGTGGTGTCAGCGATCGCCCGGCGCTACAACCTGAAGGCCATCATCTCGCAGCAACTCATGGAGGTAGAGATTGACCACGCCGACCAGACGCAAGAAAGCGACATGTCATTCCTGACGCGCATGGCCGAAATGCTGGGCGCCATTGCCACTGTGAAAAATGGCAGTCTGCTGTTTATCCTGCCCGGTGGTGGCGTCAGCGCCAACGGTAAGGCGCTGCCCTCCTTCGCCATCACACGCAGCAGCGGCGATCGTCACGCCTTCCGCATTGCCGATCGTGATGCCTATACCGGCGTGCGCGCGTACTGGCTCGATTTGGAATTCGGGAAAAAGAAAAAGGTCACGGTGAAGGCCCGCAAGCCGGCGAAAAAGAAAGTGCAGCGCAGCAGCAGCCGCGAGGGTGATTACATCGAGGGGGCCGACGGTAACGTCTATGTCCTGCGCAAAACCTACAATAACGAAACGGCTGCCAAACGGGCCGCGGCCGCAAAATGGCAGCAGCTCAAACGCGGCGCGGCTGAATTTACCCTAACCCTGGCCTACGGCCGCGCCGATTTATACCCGGAGCAGCACGGCACGGTATCGGGATTTAAAACGGATATTGATAATCAGGATTGGATAATCGCCAGGGCGAGCCATTCGATCGACGGGAACGGCTTTACCACGCGGCTGGAACTGGAGGCTAAAATACCTGAATGGATTGCGGAAAGTGAGAAGTGA
- a CDS encoding phage tail sheath subtilisin-like domain-containing protein, producing the protein MTDNFFHGARVKEDTDLQTAINDVDSTVIGLVAVADDADATTFPLDTPVLITRVISVLGKAGKTGSLYKSLKAISDQVSTRVIVVRVAAAGTEDGAKTQSQLIIGGSQADGSYTGMFALLTAEQKVGYRPRILGVPMYDTQEVTAQLRVIAKQLRAFSYSYCDGCETIAEAKTYRQQFAEREGMLIWPNFIAYNPESGKNEEFPAVAYALGMRAKIDNEQGWHKSLSNVAVSNVLGISKDVFWALQAEDSDANELNANEVTTLIKRDGFRFWGNRTTDKDEYIFEVYTRTAQILADTIAEAQFTTVDSPLTPANVKDVVSGINAKLQGLVTAGRLIGAACWFDIVDNPTTGIRQGKVVVRYNYSPVPPLEDLTMIQTFTDQYYEAAFASLGGA; encoded by the coding sequence ATGACCGACAATTTTTTCCATGGTGCGCGCGTCAAAGAGGATACCGACCTGCAGACCGCGATCAATGACGTTGACTCAACAGTCATTGGTCTGGTCGCGGTGGCGGATGATGCTGACGCAACCACCTTCCCGTTAGATACGCCGGTGCTGATCACGCGGGTAATCAGCGTACTCGGCAAGGCCGGTAAAACCGGTTCGCTCTATAAATCCCTGAAGGCCATTTCCGACCAGGTCAGCACACGCGTGATCGTGGTACGTGTAGCGGCAGCCGGCACGGAAGACGGCGCGAAAACCCAGTCGCAGCTGATTATCGGCGGTTCCCAGGCGGACGGCAGCTATACCGGCATGTTCGCGCTTTTGACCGCCGAGCAGAAAGTCGGCTACCGGCCGCGCATTCTTGGCGTGCCGATGTATGACACGCAGGAAGTCACCGCACAGCTGCGGGTGATTGCCAAGCAACTGCGGGCGTTTTCCTACAGCTATTGCGACGGCTGCGAGACGATTGCCGAGGCAAAAACCTATCGCCAGCAGTTTGCCGAGCGTGAGGGCATGCTGATTTGGCCGAATTTCATTGCCTATAACCCGGAGAGTGGCAAGAACGAAGAGTTCCCGGCGGTGGCGTATGCGCTGGGGATGCGTGCGAAGATCGATAACGAGCAGGGCTGGCATAAGTCGCTGTCAAACGTGGCGGTCAGCAACGTGCTCGGCATTTCCAAAGACGTCTTTTGGGCGCTGCAGGCGGAGGACTCCGACGCCAACGAGCTAAACGCCAACGAAGTCACCACGCTGATTAAGCGTGATGGCTTCCGCTTCTGGGGCAACCGCACCACGGACAAAGACGAGTACATCTTCGAGGTGTACACCCGTACCGCGCAGATCCTGGCGGATACCATCGCTGAGGCGCAATTTACCACCGTAGACAGTCCGCTTACGCCGGCAAACGTCAAGGATGTGGTCAGCGGTATCAATGCCAAACTGCAGGGGCTGGTCACCGCCGGTCGGTTGATTGGCGCCGCGTGCTGGTTCGATATCGTCGATAACCCGACAACCGGCATTCGGCAAGGCAAAGTTGTGGTGCGTTACAACTACAGCCCGGTGCCGCCACTCGAAGATCTGACCATGATCCAGACCTTCACCGATCAATACTACGAAGCGGCCTTCGCGTCGCTGGGAGGGGCATAA
- a CDS encoding phage major tail tube protein, with protein MAIPKKLRLFTLYVDGTNHIGKIPSVTLPKVTRKTEDYQGGGMQGAVAVDLGLDGGALDASMVVGGVVEELILKYGGDIDDMRLRFVGEIYSGGTSSLMEVEMRGRITEIDPGEAKQGDDTNHTYAIKNTYYKLSVDDKALLEIDLLNFIYKRDGKNLYPDRIVSALGLGG; from the coding sequence GTGGCTATCCCTAAAAAGCTTCGGTTGTTCACGCTGTATGTGGACGGCACCAACCACATCGGCAAGATCCCCAGCGTCACCTTGCCAAAGGTCACCCGCAAGACGGAGGACTATCAGGGCGGCGGCATGCAAGGTGCCGTAGCGGTAGACCTCGGCCTTGACGGCGGCGCGCTTGATGCGTCGATGGTGGTCGGCGGCGTCGTTGAAGAGCTGATCCTCAAGTACGGCGGCGATATTGACGACATGCGTCTGCGCTTCGTCGGCGAAATCTACAGCGGCGGCACCAGTTCGCTGATGGAAGTGGAAATGCGCGGCCGCATCACTGAAATCGATCCGGGTGAGGCCAAGCAGGGCGATGACACCAACCATACCTACGCCATCAAGAACACCTACTACAAGCTGTCGGTTGATGATAAGGCGTTGCTGGAAATTGACCTGCTGAACTTCATCTACAAGCGCGACGGGAAAAACCTGTACCCCGATCGCATTGTGTCAGCCCTCGGCCTCGGCGGCTGA
- a CDS encoding tail protein, producing MSVTLTTPIKRNDKEITIVSITDTIKQAGSLRGLRLVDVLNFDYDAVSTLLTRVTAPALTAAEIATLDTGDFVAFIEEMTPFLTKAAPSVPNVAETGNK from the coding sequence ATGTCAGTAACGCTCACTACACCGATCAAGCGCAACGACAAAGAGATCACCATCGTCTCTATCACCGACACCATCAAGCAGGCCGGCTCGCTGCGTGGTCTGCGCCTGGTCGACGTGCTCAACTTCGACTATGACGCCGTTTCAACGCTGCTAACGCGCGTCACTGCGCCGGCACTGACCGCCGCCGAGATCGCCACGCTGGATACCGGTGACTTTGTGGCGTTCATTGAAGAGATGACGCCTTTTTTGACCAAAGCGGCGCCGTCCGTACCGAACGTGGCGGAGACGGGGAACAAGTAA
- a CDS encoding GpE family phage tail protein, translating into MADIAVVFHWPPSEMYGMELRELMAWRQRAAIRSGNHDDDEDDHGS; encoded by the coding sequence ATCGCTGACATTGCTGTAGTTTTTCACTGGCCGCCCTCCGAGATGTACGGCATGGAGCTGCGCGAGCTGATGGCATGGCGCCAGCGCGCCGCCATCCGCAGCGGCAACCATGACGATGACGAGGATGACCATGGATCTTAG
- a CDS encoding phage tail tape measure protein, with translation MDLSIRVAFNAIDKLTRPVKAASKAVSGLSDSLKKTQNAVKDLDKQAASFDRLRSQANDTAQKINRAKREFNGLNQTVREGGQLTDAQAAHLENLRGKLSRLTQTYSQQTAKLREAAQAVRHHGVNLSAGSGAVQSAIRRTEQYNQQLERERRQLAAVTQAQAGYTRAKDAAGKLRGAGMGMVAGASVAGYTGGRFLAPAVGFDAEMSRVQALTRLDKSSSQLADLRAQAKKLGAETAFTTRDAASGQAFLAMAGFTPQAIQAALPGVLNMALAGGMDLGESADISSNILSQFRLDPKEMDRVSDVLTGAFTRTNTDLQNIGEAMKYAGTGLSNLGVSVEQTTAMIGVMANVGLRGSIAGTGLQTTFSRLAAPTKKANDALKELGVTVADSTGKMRPAEDVLTDLYKSIKKYGATDQLSFFKDIAGEEAAKSFQALVLSAGSGELQKLLADLKKSQGEALKAAKVMADNLGGDLKELDSAWEGFRIQVEETADGPLRKLTQGLSEAINAASQWVKENPRLAQSILLTAGAVTALVAALGIASLATGLLIGPLAKLRLGFTLLTGGRGLMGTVSALRGFVGAGGSAMARISGWSRVLASLSGGFRGLLGSLVPLRGMLMGVFMAPSAALGSLVRGVMGLALRLTGLSTLWGILTGALSAMGAALSFLLSPIGLIGAAFVAAGVLIWKYWEPIKAFFVGFGAGVMAALAPLRDAFARIAPIFGVIGDALGRVWDWFTKLLTPMQTSKDTLDKCASAGETFGRVFGTALQVLLYPLSKLMDGVGWLLEKMGLIPDGIEQARRKAEELRNQPAMWEWDPQQKKMVKKGWSWAGPGLPTGPATVDPKLGGSPPPALTGDTGTLRRLNEIAGNTKATADNTNATKRIGPGDIVFKNLPRALALRGAYQEARVMPQPVPRVAAAAGGGVLSVPSASQPAAMAPVSAPGGGGPIFQLVFNDVGQRSDQELERMVRSAVRDAMASTVRGNRGSFRDRD, from the coding sequence ATGGATCTTAGTATTCGCGTCGCGTTTAACGCGATCGACAAACTCACCCGACCGGTTAAAGCCGCTAGCAAAGCTGTTAGCGGCCTTTCTGACTCCCTCAAGAAAACGCAAAACGCCGTTAAAGACCTGGACAAGCAAGCCGCCAGCTTTGACCGCCTGCGCTCGCAGGCCAACGACACGGCACAGAAGATCAACCGTGCGAAGCGCGAGTTTAACGGACTGAATCAGACCGTTAGAGAGGGCGGGCAACTGACCGACGCCCAGGCCGCGCACCTGGAAAACCTGCGCGGCAAGCTGTCCCGACTGACGCAAACCTACAGCCAGCAAACGGCCAAGCTGCGAGAGGCGGCCCAGGCGGTACGGCATCATGGCGTCAACCTGTCCGCCGGCAGCGGTGCGGTACAAAGCGCCATCCGACGAACAGAGCAATATAACCAGCAGCTTGAGCGCGAGCGGCGGCAGCTGGCCGCTGTTACCCAGGCGCAAGCCGGTTACACCCGCGCCAAAGATGCCGCCGGCAAACTGCGCGGCGCTGGCATGGGGATGGTTGCCGGCGCATCGGTTGCCGGGTATACCGGCGGCCGTTTCCTGGCGCCGGCTGTGGGGTTCGATGCCGAAATGTCGCGCGTGCAGGCGCTGACGCGACTGGATAAAAGCTCCTCGCAGCTGGCCGACCTGCGCGCCCAGGCGAAAAAGCTCGGCGCCGAAACGGCCTTTACCACCCGCGACGCGGCCAGCGGGCAGGCGTTCCTGGCGATGGCCGGCTTTACGCCGCAGGCGATTCAGGCCGCGTTACCTGGCGTGCTCAACATGGCGCTGGCCGGCGGGATGGATCTCGGTGAGTCCGCAGATATCAGTTCGAACATCCTTTCGCAGTTCCGCCTCGATCCGAAGGAGATGGATCGCGTCAGTGACGTGCTGACGGGGGCGTTCACCCGCACCAACACCGATCTGCAGAACATCGGCGAGGCGATGAAGTACGCCGGTACGGGGTTATCTAACCTTGGCGTCAGCGTTGAGCAAACAACGGCGATGATCGGCGTGATGGCGAACGTGGGTCTGCGCGGCAGTATTGCCGGTACTGGGTTGCAAACCACGTTCTCACGCCTGGCCGCGCCAACGAAAAAGGCCAACGACGCGCTTAAGGAGTTGGGCGTCACCGTGGCCGACTCCACTGGCAAGATGCGTCCGGCCGAGGACGTTCTCACTGACCTTTACAAATCGATCAAGAAATACGGCGCCACCGATCAGCTCTCGTTCTTCAAGGATATCGCGGGCGAGGAAGCCGCGAAGTCATTCCAGGCGCTGGTTTTATCTGCCGGCAGCGGCGAGTTGCAGAAGTTGCTGGCCGATCTGAAGAAATCGCAGGGTGAGGCGCTGAAGGCCGCCAAGGTGATGGCGGATAACCTCGGCGGCGACCTGAAGGAGCTGGACTCCGCCTGGGAAGGCTTCCGCATCCAGGTTGAAGAAACTGCCGACGGCCCGCTGCGCAAACTGACGCAGGGGCTGAGTGAAGCGATCAACGCCGCGAGCCAGTGGGTGAAAGAAAACCCGCGGCTGGCGCAATCCATTTTGTTGACCGCCGGCGCCGTCACCGCCCTGGTGGCCGCGCTGGGGATCGCCAGCCTGGCGACCGGCTTGCTGATTGGGCCACTGGCTAAGCTGCGTTTGGGCTTCACGTTGCTGACGGGCGGGCGCGGTCTGATGGGAACCGTTAGCGCACTGCGGGGCTTCGTTGGCGCCGGCGGCAGCGCCATGGCAAGGATCAGCGGCTGGTCGCGCGTGCTGGCTTCGCTCTCCGGTGGTTTCCGTGGGCTGCTTGGCTCACTGGTGCCGCTGCGCGGCATGCTGATGGGCGTATTTATGGCGCCGTCGGCAGCGCTGGGTTCATTGGTGCGTGGTGTGATGGGGCTGGCGCTACGGCTGACGGGCCTGTCTACGCTGTGGGGGATTCTTACCGGCGCGCTTTCGGCGATGGGTGCGGCGCTGTCGTTCCTGCTCAGCCCGATCGGGTTGATTGGCGCCGCCTTTGTCGCGGCCGGCGTACTGATTTGGAAATATTGGGAGCCGATCAAGGCGTTCTTTGTCGGCTTTGGTGCTGGCGTCATGGCGGCGCTGGCGCCGCTGCGTGACGCATTTGCACGTATCGCACCGATCTTTGGCGTGATCGGCGATGCCCTCGGCCGCGTGTGGGACTGGTTCACCAAGCTGCTGACGCCGATGCAGACCAGCAAAGACACGCTGGACAAATGCGCCAGCGCCGGCGAGACGTTCGGACGAGTGTTCGGCACCGCGCTGCAGGTGCTGCTGTATCCGCTGTCAAAACTGATGGATGGTGTGGGCTGGCTGCTGGAGAAGATGGGCCTCATCCCGGATGGCATCGAGCAGGCCAGGCGTAAGGCCGAAGAGCTGCGCAATCAGCCCGCGATGTGGGAATGGGATCCGCAGCAGAAAAAAATGGTGAAGAAGGGGTGGAGCTGGGCCGGCCCCGGTCTGCCTACTGGCCCGGCAACTGTTGATCCGAAGCTGGGCGGCTCGCCACCCCCGGCACTGACTGGCGACACGGGCACGCTACGCCGCCTGAACGAGATCGCCGGCAACACCAAGGCGACCGCCGACAATACCAACGCCACCAAACGCATCGGGCCGGGGGATATCGTCTTCAAAAATCTGCCGCGCGCGCTGGCACTGCGTGGGGCGTACCAGGAAGCGCGGGTGATGCCGCAACCGGTGCCGCGTGTGGCGGCCGCTGCCGGCGGCGGGGTGCTCTCGGTGCCGTCGGCGTCACAGCCGGCCGCGATGGCCCCTGTGTCCGCGCCTGGCGGTGGCGGGCCTATCTTCCAGTTGGTCTTTAACGACGTCGGTCAGCGGTCGGATCAGGAGCTGGAACGGATGGTGCGCAGCGCGGTGCGCGATGCGATGGCCAGCACAGTCAGGGGTAACCGCGGGTCATTCCGCGATCGAGATTAA
- a CDS encoding phage tail protein, whose translation MMMVFGMFVFTLRTAPYQQLRHSQDWRHVKNDRINQSAGWQYVGAGDDSITLDGVLYPEITGGNLSLSSLETIGFTGRPWPLIEGGGRIYGMYVMTRLERGKSEFDRYGNPKKIEFSISLSRVDSDFREKLQTTSASDVLGELRTSASRAINSVTKSVNGLFG comes from the coding sequence ATGATGATGGTATTCGGGATGTTCGTTTTTACGTTGCGCACGGCGCCGTATCAGCAGCTGCGCCATTCGCAGGACTGGCGCCACGTCAAGAACGATCGCATTAACCAGTCTGCCGGCTGGCAGTATGTTGGGGCGGGGGATGACAGTATCACGCTTGACGGCGTGCTCTACCCGGAGATCACCGGCGGTAATCTATCGCTGTCGAGCCTTGAGACCATCGGCTTTACCGGCCGGCCCTGGCCGCTGATTGAGGGGGGCGGGCGAATTTACGGCATGTACGTGATGACGCGGTTAGAGCGGGGGAAGTCGGAGTTTGACCGCTACGGCAACCCGAAAAAAATCGAGTTCTCTATCAGCTTGAGCCGTGTCGACAGCGATTTTCGCGAGAAGCTGCAAACGACGTCGGCGAGTGATGTGCTCGGTGAGCTGCGCACCAGCGCCAGCCGGGCGATCAACTCGGTGACAAAATCGGTAAACGGTTTGTTCGGGTGA
- a CDS encoding phage tail protein: protein MADKKFLTLITAAGAERLANAAVTGTPVAIAEMAVGDAGGQLSSPNAAHAGLINEQYRGMLNKLVIADSDASVIEAEMIMPPQIGGFWLRELALYADDGECIAVGNMPETYKPLLAEGSGRFQIIRMQLKISSTADVELIADPSVILATAEDVKGAEDAAKDYTDEELSKLDESIKNAIADAVKGAIRDAWEQDNPVGSSRLFNQNVNPNTEWPWSTWEYAGEHLTIRTAKADGSDVGTLDGSDTVNISRANLPQSVLNVSGGTSEHGAQTLQTTPAGRHKHQGGMSAPGEAWDGDYIVGSDNDSHRTRNYTSEAEDHIHEVTVPAHAHTVWAQTEALGQGQAISVVERHKLQMLWHRVA from the coding sequence ATGGCTGATAAAAAGTTTCTCACGCTGATCACTGCCGCCGGCGCAGAGCGCCTGGCGAATGCAGCGGTGACGGGAACGCCGGTCGCCATCGCGGAAATGGCCGTCGGCGATGCCGGCGGTCAACTGTCCTCGCCGAACGCCGCCCATGCTGGCCTGATTAACGAGCAGTATCGGGGAATGCTGAATAAGCTGGTGATCGCTGACAGTGACGCCAGCGTCATCGAAGCTGAAATGATCATGCCACCGCAGATCGGCGGCTTCTGGCTGCGCGAGCTGGCGCTCTACGCCGACGACGGCGAATGCATCGCCGTCGGCAACATGCCGGAAACCTATAAGCCGCTGCTGGCTGAAGGCTCCGGCCGCTTCCAGATCATCAGAATGCAACTGAAAATCAGCAGCACGGCCGACGTAGAGCTGATTGCCGATCCGTCGGTAATCCTGGCTACCGCTGAGGACGTCAAGGGCGCGGAAGATGCAGCTAAGGACTACACGGACGAGGAATTGAGCAAGCTGGACGAAAGCATAAAAAATGCCATCGCTGACGCTGTGAAAGGGGCTATCCGTGACGCCTGGGAGCAGGACAACCCTGTCGGCTCGTCGCGCCTGTTCAATCAGAACGTGAACCCTAACACTGAATGGCCGTGGTCGACATGGGAGTATGCCGGCGAACACCTGACGATCAGAACGGCAAAAGCGGACGGCTCCGACGTAGGCACCCTGGATGGCAGCGACACGGTGAACATCTCACGTGCCAATCTGCCGCAGTCGGTGCTGAATGTGTCGGGAGGAACAAGCGAGCATGGGGCGCAGACGCTGCAAACAACGCCGGCGGGTAGACACAAGCATCAGGGAGGAATGTCCGCGCCCGGCGAGGCGTGGGATGGAGATTATATTGTCGGCTCCGACAACGACAGCCACAGAACGCGCAACTACACCAGCGAGGCAGAAGACCATATACACGAGGTCACTGTGCCGGCGCACGCTCATACCGTTTGGGCGCAAACCGAAGCGCTCGGCCAGGGCCAGGCGATCAGCGTTGTCGAGCGCCACAAACTGCAAATGCTGTGGCACCGCGTAGCCTGA
- a CDS encoding LamG-like jellyroll fold domain-containing protein, giving the protein MIIICDGVVNAGDLELAEPEMLLNDDASVATYSMQDKYDSSGNARDLVTENEFTKRGMITVADAAHGADTGIIETDEMTFALCININKPDVSGRLFSNFYPGVAPFSGIQLRIEPNGALILQIATGDVTNGQTGTLALTSVENGGAVGGWTRFTVTVSKTEASITRAGGDRRSAPITKRNKSTRPIILNGSPSPEQNMGLPGIMGAFAVYNRVLTAEEQAEKRDMLKTIMSLRGEFVN; this is encoded by the coding sequence ATGATTATTATTTGTGATGGCGTTGTTAATGCCGGTGATTTGGAATTGGCAGAGCCTGAAATGCTGCTAAATGACGATGCCAGCGTAGCAACCTACAGCATGCAGGATAAATATGACTCCAGCGGCAACGCACGCGATCTGGTAACTGAAAACGAGTTTACCAAGCGCGGCATGATCACCGTTGCTGACGCCGCGCATGGCGCTGACACGGGCATCATTGAGACGGACGAAATGACGTTCGCACTGTGCATCAACATAAACAAGCCCGACGTCAGCGGCCGCCTGTTCTCAAACTTCTATCCAGGCGTCGCACCCTTCTCAGGTATTCAGCTGCGCATCGAGCCAAACGGTGCACTGATTTTGCAAATTGCAACCGGTGATGTGACCAACGGCCAAACGGGAACCCTGGCACTGACCTCGGTCGAAAACGGGGGCGCTGTTGGAGGATGGACGCGCTTTACCGTGACGGTTTCAAAGACGGAGGCTTCAATCACCCGCGCCGGCGGCGATCGTCGTTCAGCACCGATCACAAAACGCAATAAATCGACCCGGCCGATTATCCTTAACGGCTCGCCCAGCCCAGAGCAGAACATGGGATTACCCGGCATCATGGGCGCATTCGCCGTTTATAACCGCGTCTTGACTGCCGAGGAGCAAGCCGAAAAGCGCGACATGCTGAAAACCATCATGAGCTTGCGCGGCGAGTTCGTTAACTAA